From one Variovorax sp. PBL-H6 genomic stretch:
- a CDS encoding LysR family transcriptional regulator, translated as MNITLRQLRYFVEIAQSRSFSRAAEHLSIAQPALSQNIAALEEDLEVVLFKRHARGAELSPAGRLLFDKAVDLLARTDALKEQVAGRDVRPSGTVRLSIAGSLAGLLVAPLLRAVAERFPEVELTVREGMSSEVRTQVESGQAQLAAMPSPSELQGMESLPVFEERFMLFGTCAAMRRKPAQIPFAEVAALALAEPDGAHDLRKIIERAASAADKRLDVRYELNSPAMLISVVREGLAFSIMPPSACQEAVAAKAIAGRLVVEPELTRMQAVVWPRDRPLSLAALAVRDTLVEVVRGMVREGRLNGRIPGASHKKK; from the coding sequence ATGAACATCACCCTGCGCCAGCTCCGCTACTTCGTCGAGATTGCCCAGAGCCGCAGCTTCTCTCGTGCGGCCGAGCATCTCAGCATCGCCCAGCCCGCGCTGAGCCAGAACATCGCCGCGCTGGAGGAAGACCTCGAGGTGGTGCTTTTCAAGCGCCATGCCCGCGGCGCGGAGCTCTCCCCCGCGGGCCGGCTGCTCTTCGACAAGGCCGTTGACCTGCTGGCGCGCACGGACGCGCTCAAGGAGCAGGTCGCGGGCCGCGACGTGCGGCCCTCCGGCACGGTGCGCCTGTCGATCGCCGGCTCGCTCGCCGGCCTGCTGGTCGCGCCGCTGCTGCGGGCGGTGGCCGAGCGATTCCCCGAGGTCGAGCTGACGGTGCGCGAAGGGATGTCGTCCGAAGTGCGCACGCAGGTGGAGTCGGGCCAGGCGCAGCTGGCGGCGATGCCGAGCCCGTCGGAGCTGCAAGGCATGGAGTCGCTGCCGGTGTTCGAGGAGCGCTTCATGCTTTTCGGCACCTGTGCGGCGATGCGCCGGAAGCCGGCGCAGATACCCTTTGCCGAGGTCGCGGCGCTCGCGCTGGCGGAGCCCGACGGCGCCCACGACCTGCGCAAGATCATCGAACGGGCCGCGAGCGCCGCTGACAAGCGGCTCGACGTGCGCTACGAGCTCAACAGCCCGGCCATGCTGATCTCGGTGGTGCGCGAAGGGCTGGCGTTTTCGATCATGCCGCCCAGTGCCTGCCAGGAGGCGGTGGCGGCGAAGGCCATCGCGGGGCGACTGGTGGTCGAGCCGGAGCTCACGCGCATGCAGGCGGTTGTGTGGCCGCGCGACCGCCCGCTCAGCCTCGCGGCGCTGGCGGTGCGCGACACGCTGGTCGAGGTCGTGCGCGGCATGGTGCGCGAAGGCCGGCTGAACGGCCGCATCCCCGGCGCGAGCCATAAGAAAAAATGA